ACAAAAATCTACCAAACCTATACTAATTCACTAAGAACAGACAGCTCATTTTGAGTGTTGTTGAATCTTGGCTTAAGCTGGCAAAACCCACCAGTTGTATTTGAATACATATAAGGAGTTTGTACATGTCAAATTGCTGTTATTATGACAGACATGCAGTTTTAGTTCTTCAGTGGTTTTCGATGGTTGGAATTATGATCTTGATTAAGATTGTGTCTGAACAGCAAACAATCAGTACATTTAGGGCCAAGTACTTAGGAAGATAATTGAGACATTATAGATATTGAATGGTTAAAGTTGAgtcttaatttgtttttgcgTTCTGCTAAAAAGTAAAACGACATAAATGCATATGTTATGTAAAGGTTTGCCACCTTCAGTCAGGGTCAAGCCAAAAAAGTTCGAGGCCACGAGGGACTGCActtcatttctattttaatttaagacaGAAGCAATTATCCTCAGACACATAAGTAGTACTTACTTCACTGTATGGAGTACTGGGCGATTATTACTTCAAGaaacttgaaataaaattttactatcaaagaaaatgtgaaaaatgaaatatccgACGGTTTTTGGGCTGGGGTCCGAAAGCACGTGATATTGACATTAGATGGCATAGGTGTTTTCCAATGGTTAATCACACTACGAGTGTACTACGGGCAAGTTAGGAAGATCAGCAACAGCTGATCGTTGACATTCCAatataaccttttttttttttataatatctaagcatttatttttaaaatttcgcttTTATCTTGGTCTCGGATTTAGAAGTAGTAGGAACTACGGACCTCTGGCATTATAGATTTTATATTTCGTCATAGCTTAGGTATGAGATTTCTTTTTGATGTACCTTAACTAGTcagtttttagattttctcaACTTCTAGGTTTCAATCTGTATAACCATGCCTTTCATGAGAGGACCTGCTCCTATAAGGAGGACAGTAAAGTACCTAGAAGCAGGGCGGCTATATTTCAAAgaccaaataaaaattttaacagttAATTATAATACACATGGACAAAGTCATCAAGGCACTAGGTAAGATAACaggtttttttgaattttgatccTAGCTAGAATTACCAAACTATTACTGCTAAAGCAACTGTGTCCAAGTCATCTATAAGTATTTGAATTGAGATTTTTGATACTAGTAAATGTGAACCATGTTATTCTTTACATATACAAGAgaggttaaaaatatttatgatttttaggGATTTTGTATTTTGGCAGTTACCCCAAATTCAATACAAGAATCCACAAATCCAAAtatcaacatttaaaaatctaacTCCAACACCTTTCATCAGAGCATTTTATGGTAAAttgtgatattaattttggcatattattgaaatatgtatattatgttttttagacACTGGTGATCATATGTTGATAGATGTAGATGGAAAAACCAATGAAGAAATATATGAACATTTAATTCGGGTCATAGGAAAAAGTCAGTAAGTAACTTATTTATACTTACGAATTCCTGAATTCCAAATGTAATAGATTACCAAAGGAATgcaggaaaattttgattgttgATATATAAAGATATAGCAAAATCAACACAAAActgcaaaaatatatacaaatctATTTGCAGACAGaactatattaaataaaaaattttatatgtagatataataataaaatttggtttGTAGGGCAGTATTAAGAGCTGAATTAgtggcaaaagaaaaaaaagacaacCCAGCTAATTTCGGCTTTGGATGTGACCGACACTGCATTTGCGAAATATCTGGGCAGGTACCATGCCCCGGTGTTTGTCCACTACCAAATCATATGAGGGGCAAATATAAGTACAAAAAGGGTGATGACTGAAATTTCGTATATACTAATACATTAAGTGCcgatgttcaaattttataattctAATTAAGTATTGTTATTAGTGAATAAAGAAGTATCGCAAAGAAAATGTCGTAAAGTGGGTTTTTGACGAGTATTGAAATGgccaattttttgcaaattgaaCCAACCTTGTAACTACTACTTTTTCCATACCTGTTAGTTGTCTTATTGATAACCGCCTTCTTTGCGGGATATAAAACTCAAGTGAATTAATGCAATTAGGTTGTGTTCATGTGTACTTCGTTCGCCACAAATACGTCCAATATCTGCAGGTTAcacctaaaattaaaactaagatttgtaaatttataatataactTTATTCCtgaatagtaataaaatgatattcaTACATagttattttctatatttaaaaaaaaatcacactgaTAACACATCTCTTTggaaataattagaaaaagaaaaaataaggaaaaattagGCATTGTATGCaagtgaacaaaaataaatgtggTATAGCAGCTATTtcgcaataataattaaggtATTATTACTGTTATAAATGGACAAGAACTACGTTAAAGCCGggcaaaaaaatagttaaaacaGTCTTAAATTGCACCAAAATATaaacttcaataataataaaatttactaaaaagtaGGTTTAGTATAAAATCCTATGACCgatctaaaaataaagatacaAAAGTGCTTATGCAGTTAACTGAGAAGCGACAACTATATCGTCAGATATTTGTGAGCCATTGTTAGAAGAAACAAAGTTACTAGAATGTAAATGCAgcaaaaaacaatatataaatGCTGAAGATGACAGGTAAATtgtctttcaaaaatttccaattttgacCGTATCTTTACCGCTTCTCGACTAAGAGCATACTCTTAATACTAGAGGAATATTAAGTAGTAAtacaaattgttttattcaaaagtgtatatacagggttaccCCAAAACGACATTGTCGAGATGAGATTTTATTACGCTAGTCATTTTACGGGTTTATCTACAGTACAGTGAGCATTTATCTGTCACTAAATTACCGGTTGGCACCAAACTTAACCACAGTAAATAAATGCAGTaggatatattttaaataagtataggtaatagttttaaaatgtaacATAGTGTATTTTGGGTTTTAATAAAGTATAGAAAGAGTttcagatataaaaaaaaatggttagGGACGCCCTCGAAATTACTTCAATATGAAAGGTTATTTGCACCTTAATATTGCTCTAAagtcaaaagtttttaaaacaataaccAATGAagattcaataaataattaatttttgtactttttgttttac
The DNA window shown above is from Euwallacea similis isolate ESF13 chromosome 2, ESF131.1, whole genome shotgun sequence and carries:
- the mRpS25 gene encoding small ribosomal subunit protein mS25, which produces MPFMRGPAPIRRTVKYLEAGRLYFKDQIKILTVNYNTHGQSHQGTRDFVFWQLPQIQYKNPQIQISTFKNLTPTPFIRAFYDTGDHMLIDVDGKTNEEIYEHLIRVIGKSQAVLRAELVAKEKKDNPANFGFGCDRHCICEISGQVPCPGVCPLPNHMRGKYKYKKGDD